In Sphingobium sp. Z007, one DNA window encodes the following:
- a CDS encoding alpha/beta fold hydrolase has translation MGQMDSPDFPVAAFDRRAWPMGGRLDYWMVPDGWPIRRYRLGSGTRGRMLVMGGRGDMIEKYLEVIHHWAGRGWAVTSFDWRGQGGSGRLTDDPLCGHIDNFADWVADLDALAADWRSEGDGPTAMVAHSMGGHMLLRALAEGMPSPDAAAVVAPMLGVHSAPLPRWLAVAIARFMVRTGRGALPAWTQKEQSERQRRMRQKRLTHDPDRYADEIWWRDHSREIALGPPSWNWVLQALESTQALAEGDAIARIATPLLILATKADQLVATPAIVKVANRIVGARLHVYGREAAHEILRETDPVRLDALRRIDAFLDEVAR, from the coding sequence ATGGGACAGATGGATTCACCCGATTTCCCCGTTGCCGCTTTCGACCGGCGCGCCTGGCCGATGGGCGGGCGGCTGGACTATTGGATGGTGCCCGATGGCTGGCCGATCCGGCGCTATAGGCTGGGGTCCGGCACGCGCGGGCGGATGTTGGTGATGGGCGGCCGCGGCGACATGATCGAAAAATATCTGGAGGTCATCCATCATTGGGCGGGGCGCGGCTGGGCCGTGACCAGTTTCGACTGGCGCGGGCAGGGCGGATCGGGCCGACTGACCGATGATCCGCTTTGTGGTCATATAGACAACTTTGCCGACTGGGTTGCCGATCTGGACGCACTCGCGGCCGACTGGCGGTCGGAAGGCGACGGGCCAACCGCGATGGTGGCGCATAGCATGGGCGGCCATATGCTGTTGCGGGCACTGGCCGAAGGGATGCCGTCACCCGATGCTGCCGCCGTGGTCGCGCCGATGCTGGGCGTCCATAGCGCGCCGCTACCCCGCTGGCTGGCGGTGGCTATCGCCCGGTTCATGGTGCGCACTGGTCGTGGCGCGCTGCCTGCCTGGACGCAGAAGGAACAGTCGGAACGACAGCGGCGGATGCGGCAGAAGCGACTGACCCATGATCCCGATCGCTATGCCGACGAAATCTGGTGGCGCGATCATAGTCGTGAGATAGCCTTGGGCCCACCGAGCTGGAACTGGGTGCTCCAGGCGCTGGAATCGACGCAGGCGCTGGCGGAGGGAGATGCCATCGCCCGCATCGCCACGCCGCTGCTGATCCTGGCGACGAAGGCGGATCAGTTGGTGGCGACACCCGCCATCGTCAAGGTCGCAAACCGGATTGTGGGGGCGCGACTGCATGTTTATGGCCGGGAGGCGGCGCATGAAATATTGCGCGAAACGGACCCGGTGCGGCTTGATGCGCTTCGCCGGATAGATGCCTTCCTGGACGAGGTCGCGCGTTGA
- a CDS encoding lipopolysaccharide biosynthesis protein — translation MFKRGSGAAGDGFARILANTGWLLGGKGVGAVLSLAYLAIVTRTLGVADFGRFALVLSAANVIKTLVSFDSWQIVVRYGQPHLMDGNGDALNRVLRFCILIDLASAVAGGLIAAAIILLFGDLLGIGPDMGWQVWAFCMVMMVTIRSSPTGILRLFDRFDSAAFAETMIPVGRMIGAAVALAVMPNISGFLVAWAFAELLCAISYWYLALKVGHGRIGNWRAGRALDARRENPGIIGFLTATNLQTSLSSIGQQVAVLIVGGFVGPAGAGLYRLANQLANSLTKISSLLSRSIFVELSRTNSHGKEALSALFRRTNRLALVAGAVIIALIVTIGHPLLGLIAGQDFLPAYPLLLMLGVAACIDLIGVSYRPLLMATDRAGLSLRITFVSTLLLLGAQAALLPLYGTKGAAMANIAASLAGFAMMGLASRRAMRG, via the coding sequence ATGTTCAAGCGCGGATCGGGCGCGGCGGGGGACGGTTTCGCCCGCATCCTGGCCAATACGGGCTGGCTGCTGGGCGGTAAGGGCGTGGGCGCGGTATTGAGCCTCGCTTATCTCGCCATCGTCACCCGCACGCTGGGCGTGGCCGATTTCGGCCGTTTCGCCCTGGTGCTGAGCGCCGCCAACGTCATCAAGACGCTGGTCAGCTTCGACAGCTGGCAGATCGTCGTGCGCTACGGTCAGCCGCATCTGATGGACGGGAATGGCGACGCGCTGAACCGCGTGCTGCGCTTCTGCATCCTGATCGACCTGGCTTCGGCGGTCGCGGGCGGCCTGATCGCCGCGGCCATCATCCTGCTCTTCGGCGACCTGCTGGGTATCGGACCGGACATGGGGTGGCAAGTCTGGGCCTTCTGCATGGTGATGATGGTCACCATCCGATCCAGCCCGACCGGCATCCTGCGCCTGTTCGACCGGTTCGATTCGGCCGCCTTTGCCGAAACCATGATCCCCGTGGGGCGAATGATCGGCGCGGCCGTGGCGCTGGCGGTCATGCCCAACATCAGCGGCTTCCTGGTCGCCTGGGCCTTTGCCGAACTGCTCTGCGCCATAAGCTACTGGTATCTTGCGCTGAAGGTCGGGCACGGGCGGATCGGCAATTGGCGCGCAGGCCGGGCACTGGATGCGCGCCGCGAAAATCCCGGCATCATCGGCTTCCTGACCGCCACCAATCTCCAGACCAGCCTGTCGTCCATCGGCCAGCAGGTCGCGGTGCTGATCGTGGGCGGCTTCGTGGGGCCAGCAGGCGCGGGCCTCTACCGGCTCGCCAATCAACTCGCCAATTCGCTGACCAAGATTTCCAGCCTGCTCTCGCGCAGCATCTTCGTCGAACTGTCCCGCACGAACAGCCATGGCAAGGAAGCGCTGTCCGCGCTGTTCCGCCGCACCAACCGGCTGGCGCTGGTGGCGGGCGCGGTCATCATCGCCCTGATCGTCACCATTGGCCATCCGCTGCTGGGCCTGATCGCGGGGCAGGATTTCCTGCCCGCCTATCCGCTGCTGCTGATGCTGGGCGTCGCCGCCTGCATCGACCTGATCGGGGTCAGCTACCGCCCGCTGCTGATGGCGACCGACCGGGCCGGGCTGTCGCTGCGCATCACCTTCGTGTCGACCCTGCTGCTGCTGGGCGCGCAGGCGGCGCTTTTGCCGCTCTACGGCACGAAGGGCGCGGCGATGGCCAATATCGCCGCTTCGCTTGCCGGCTTCGCGATGATGGGGCTGGCCAGCCGCCGCGCGATGCGGGGATGA
- a CDS encoding FAD-binding oxidoreductase encodes MNHPDIVIIGGGIAGASLGAQLSADAHVLILEMEGQAGYHATGRSVAFWEETYGGPVVQPLTTASGSFLTAPDPDFHDGAFLSPRRTLHIGRAGDEAQRDALLAQFAGKVDLQCVDPAALVPGLRADWTLGVLEASCQDIDVAALHAAYLRQFRRLGGELRLNVRLVAAKAHAGGWRIETSEGTIQCGLLIDAAGAWADDVAVACGVARVGIRPLRRTVVQLRVPTMPSIDLPLVMDLSERFYFKPEGQWRLWLTPHDEAPSPPCDAAPEELAVAQAIARFEEAVDWPIAAVERKWAGLRSFAPDRAPVYGFDPDVPGFFWFAGQGGFGIQTAPAAALLASALIRGEAPPFANLDPSAYSPARFR; translated from the coding sequence TTGAACCATCCCGATATCGTCATCATCGGCGGCGGCATTGCCGGGGCGAGCCTTGGCGCGCAGCTGTCGGCGGACGCGCATGTGCTGATCCTGGAGATGGAGGGTCAGGCGGGCTATCACGCCACCGGTCGTTCGGTCGCCTTCTGGGAGGAGACCTATGGCGGCCCGGTGGTGCAGCCGCTGACGACCGCTTCGGGGTCGTTCCTGACCGCGCCTGATCCCGATTTTCACGACGGCGCTTTCCTGTCGCCGCGTCGAACATTGCATATCGGTCGGGCCGGGGATGAGGCGCAGCGCGACGCTCTGCTCGCCCAGTTTGCGGGGAAGGTCGACCTGCAATGCGTCGATCCCGCTGCGCTGGTGCCGGGCCTGCGGGCCGACTGGACGCTGGGCGTGCTGGAGGCGAGTTGCCAGGATATCGACGTGGCGGCGCTCCATGCGGCCTATCTGCGCCAGTTCCGGCGATTGGGTGGCGAGCTTCGCCTGAATGTCCGCCTTGTGGCTGCCAAGGCCCATGCAGGTGGCTGGCGGATCGAGACGAGCGAGGGGACGATCCAGTGCGGCTTGCTGATCGACGCGGCGGGGGCCTGGGCCGATGATGTCGCGGTCGCCTGCGGCGTCGCGCGGGTTGGCATCCGGCCGCTGCGGCGGACTGTGGTGCAATTGCGCGTGCCCACGATGCCTTCGATCGACCTCCCGCTGGTCATGGACCTGTCCGAACGCTTTTACTTCAAGCCCGAAGGGCAGTGGCGGCTGTGGCTCACACCCCATGACGAAGCGCCTTCGCCGCCGTGTGACGCCGCACCAGAGGAACTGGCGGTGGCGCAGGCGATCGCTCGGTTCGAGGAAGCGGTGGATTGGCCGATCGCGGCGGTCGAGCGGAAATGGGCGGGGCTGCGCAGCTTCGCACCCGATCGCGCGCCCGTTTATGGGTTCGATCCCGATGTGCCGGGCTTCTTCTGGTTTGCCGGGCAGGGCGGTTTTGGCATCCAGACGGCCCCGGCCGCGGCGCTGCTGGCGAGCGCGCTGATCCGGGGAGAGGCGCCGCCGTTCGCCAACCTCGATCCGAGCGCCTATTCGCCGGCCCGGTTTCGCTAG
- the cpaB gene encoding Flp pilus assembly protein CpaB — translation MDAKKIVLLVGALIIAVTTALLARSMLSSSSAPQVNAASMPSDADQPHVLVATKALPVGTILDAESFRFQPWPKDLIEQVYYLKGQADPAKLAGSVVRSAITAGQPLTQGAIVKPGDRGFLAAALGPGMRAVTVPVSAQSSVAGFVFPGDRIDLVLTQSVSGGGDGDPLKVSETILRNLRVLATDQRMDAMGADGKPEVRTYSNVTIEVTPKIAEKIAVSQTIGSLSMSLRSMADTASDLDAAIAGTDVDLPDGSNPNAEKSIIAKLASRPVDRGSTYSTGADVSRYQRSSVPAKADAPLPPMAVANGAPMGTVAFKGPVIRVARGTNVTEVPVGGK, via the coding sequence ATGGATGCTAAGAAGATCGTGCTGCTGGTGGGGGCGCTTATCATAGCGGTCACTACAGCCTTGCTTGCGCGCAGCATGTTGAGTTCGTCGAGCGCGCCACAAGTAAACGCTGCGTCGATGCCCAGCGATGCCGACCAGCCCCATGTGCTGGTGGCGACCAAGGCTCTGCCCGTGGGCACCATATTGGATGCGGAAAGCTTCCGCTTCCAGCCATGGCCCAAGGATCTGATCGAACAGGTCTATTATCTCAAGGGTCAGGCCGACCCCGCCAAGCTGGCCGGCAGCGTCGTGCGCTCCGCCATTACGGCCGGACAGCCGTTGACCCAGGGCGCCATCGTCAAGCCCGGCGATCGCGGCTTCCTTGCTGCGGCGCTTGGCCCTGGCATGCGCGCCGTGACGGTGCCGGTGTCGGCGCAAAGCTCGGTGGCAGGCTTCGTCTTCCCCGGCGACCGTATCGACCTCGTCCTGACGCAAAGCGTATCGGGCGGCGGCGACGGCGATCCGCTCAAAGTATCCGAGACCATCCTGCGCAACCTGCGGGTGCTCGCCACGGACCAGCGCATGGATGCGATGGGTGCAGACGGCAAGCCCGAAGTGCGCACCTATTCCAACGTGACCATCGAAGTGACGCCCAAGATCGCCGAGAAGATCGCGGTTTCGCAGACCATCGGGTCGCTGTCCATGTCGCTCCGGTCGATGGCCGATACAGCGTCTGACCTGGACGCCGCTATCGCCGGCACCGACGTTGATCTGCCCGACGGCAGCAATCCGAACGCCGAAAAGTCGATCATCGCGAAGCTCGCCTCGCGCCCGGTCGATCGCGGCTCCACCTATTCGACCGGCGCCGACGTATCGCGCTACCAGCGTAGCTCGGTCCCGGCCAAGGCCGACGCGCCCTTGCCGCCGATGGCCGTTGCCAATGGTGCGCCGATGGGCACCGTCGCCTTTAAGGGCCCGGTGATCCGCGTGGCCCGCGGCACCAACGTGACCGAAGTTCCGGTCGGGGGGAAGTAA
- a CDS encoding CDP-alcohol phosphatidyltransferase family protein — protein MSQTLTTTLGPIRLLGDNPTPIWGMTNAERNRRMAESAAKNGSHLAAGHELLFNLTYAFDPLLLRLVLETPGTLFAWGQTPIVGQVPQGSDPLAASHVIDLSDGRKLYNRQLRKLEQPMVRELTPATRHAIERQSYFGAYKGVTDILTKYLWPELALVLTRIAAQLKMTPNMVSVIGVTLCLLATFLFAEGMYWTGFLSGFIFMVLDTVDGKLARCTITSSKWGNVIDHGVDLVHPPFWWYFWGTGLAYWGLSLSTQAFTLVMVAVIAGYILQRLIEGMFLKDFKMDIHVWRPFDSQFRLITARRNPNMVILFVSLLFGRPDIGLIALAWWTIISLVVHAVRLAQAYAAKRSGRPIVSWMDETEAAL, from the coding sequence ATGAGCCAGACCCTCACCACCACCCTCGGCCCGATCCGCTTGCTGGGCGACAACCCCACCCCGATCTGGGGCATGACCAATGCCGAACGCAATCGCCGCATGGCGGAAAGCGCTGCGAAGAACGGCAGCCATCTGGCGGCAGGACATGAGCTGCTCTTCAACCTGACCTATGCCTTCGACCCGCTGTTGCTGCGGCTGGTGCTGGAAACGCCAGGCACCCTCTTCGCCTGGGGCCAGACGCCGATCGTGGGCCAAGTGCCACAAGGCAGCGATCCGCTCGCCGCGTCCCATGTCATCGACCTGTCGGACGGCCGCAAGCTCTACAACCGCCAGCTGCGCAAGCTGGAGCAGCCCATGGTGCGCGAACTCACCCCCGCGACCCGGCACGCGATCGAACGGCAAAGCTATTTCGGCGCCTATAAGGGCGTCACCGACATCCTCACCAAATATCTCTGGCCCGAACTGGCGCTGGTCCTGACCCGCATAGCCGCGCAGCTCAAAATGACGCCCAACATGGTGTCGGTGATCGGCGTCACCCTCTGCCTGCTCGCGACCTTCCTGTTTGCAGAGGGCATGTACTGGACCGGCTTCCTCTCCGGCTTCATCTTCATGGTGCTGGACACGGTGGACGGCAAACTCGCCCGCTGCACCATCACCTCGTCCAAATGGGGCAATGTGATCGACCATGGCGTCGATCTGGTTCACCCGCCCTTCTGGTGGTATTTCTGGGGCACCGGCCTTGCCTATTGGGGCCTGTCGCTTTCGACCCAGGCATTCACCCTGGTCATGGTCGCGGTGATCGCCGGCTATATCCTGCAACGGCTGATCGAGGGCATGTTCCTGAAAGACTTCAAGATGGACATCCACGTCTGGCGCCCCTTCGACAGCCAGTTCCGCCTCATCACCGCGCGCCGCAACCCGAACATGGTGATCCTGTTCGTCTCGCTGCTGTTCGGACGCCCGGATATCGGGCTGATCGCGCTCGCCTGGTGGACGATCATCTCGCTGGTCGTCCACGCCGTGCGGCTGGCGCAGGCCTATGCCGCCAAGCGGTCGGGCCGGCCGATCGTCAGTTGGATGGACGAGACGGAGGCAGCGCTATGA
- a CDS encoding succinate dehydrogenase iron-sulfur subunit, with protein sequence MAEFALPKNSKISGKGVTHPAPAGATKVRSFKVYRYDPDSGQNPRYDTFEIDLDSCGPMVLDALLKIKNEYDPTLTFRRSCREGICGSCSMNMNGKNGLACTTAIDECSGKDVRITPLPHMDVIKDLVPDFTHFYAQYNSIQPWLKTVSPPPSGKERLQSPADREKLDGLYECILCACCSTSCPSYWWNSDKFLGPAILLQAYRWLADSRDEYTGERLDELEDPFRLYRCHTIMNCANVCPKGLSPAKAIAETKKMMVERQL encoded by the coding sequence ATGGCCGAATTTGCGTTGCCCAAGAACAGCAAGATCAGCGGCAAGGGCGTAACCCACCCCGCGCCCGCCGGCGCGACCAAGGTGCGCAGCTTCAAAGTCTATCGCTACGATCCCGACTCCGGGCAGAACCCGCGCTACGACACGTTCGAGATCGATCTGGACAGCTGCGGCCCGATGGTTCTGGACGCGCTTCTGAAGATCAAGAATGAATATGATCCGACGCTGACCTTCCGCCGCTCGTGCCGTGAAGGCATTTGCGGCAGCTGTTCGATGAACATGAACGGCAAGAACGGCCTGGCCTGCACCACGGCGATCGACGAGTGCAGTGGCAAGGATGTGCGCATCACGCCGCTGCCACACATGGACGTGATCAAGGATCTGGTGCCCGACTTCACCCATTTCTACGCCCAGTATAATTCGATCCAGCCCTGGCTGAAGACCGTGTCGCCGCCGCCGTCGGGCAAGGAGCGGCTTCAGTCGCCCGCCGACCGCGAAAAGCTCGACGGTCTGTACGAGTGCATCCTGTGCGCCTGCTGCTCGACCAGCTGCCCATCCTATTGGTGGAACAGCGACAAGTTCCTCGGCCCCGCGATCCTGCTCCAGGCCTATCGCTGGCTGGCGGACAGCCGCGACGAATATACCGGCGAGCGGCTGGACGAGTTGGAAGATCCCTTCCGCCTTTATCGCTGCCACACGATCATGAACTGCGCGAATGTCTGCCCCAAGGGCCTGAGCCCGGCCAAGGCAATCGCCGAAACCAAGAAGATGATGGTCGAGCGGCAGCTCTGA
- a CDS encoding HIT family protein, whose protein sequence is MNATIAKFGYPATLIAEFDHWVVLLRAAQPTLGSLILAAKSDATAFGDLPVAAHTELKTVTATIEAALSQAVDYAKINYLMLMMVDPHVHFHVIPRYEGERTGGGVTVPDAGWPGQPDLGKAVKLDGALDDVRDWLRGLFDGGMA, encoded by the coding sequence ATGAACGCCACCATCGCAAAATTCGGTTACCCCGCGACCCTGATTGCCGAGTTCGACCACTGGGTCGTCCTGCTCCGCGCCGCCCAGCCTACGCTCGGATCGCTGATACTGGCAGCCAAGAGCGACGCGACCGCCTTCGGCGACCTGCCAGTGGCGGCCCATACGGAGTTGAAGACCGTCACCGCGACGATCGAGGCGGCGCTGAGCCAAGCGGTGGACTATGCGAAGATTAACTATCTGATGCTGATGATGGTCGATCCCCATGTCCATTTCCACGTCATCCCCCGCTACGAAGGCGAACGGACCGGTGGCGGCGTGACTGTGCCCGACGCAGGCTGGCCGGGGCAGCCGGACCTGGGCAAAGCGGTCAAGCTGGACGGCGCGTTGGACGACGTGCGGGATTGGCTGAGGGGATTGTTCGACGGGGGAATGGCATAA
- a CDS encoding glycosyl transferase, translating into MPTDIAFLAIAEAQQLYHWLPAALELARRPDLRVSILSPSDQLLALVASYDPQGILRPVRLRRPPSRPDSLFRQPSRLATLLLNYATIARFPTLVTTEISSAWLRRVPGFSSRLILIKHGAGDREGGYKKRHADFDLTLVAGEKDRHRMIERGLSTPETVAVGGYPKFELKAPRQRYFYNDDPVLLYNPHFDPALSSWVRHGPQMLGALESLVGWNVIIAPHTKLARTAPPIVSHAPHIRVDMGSRHSIDMSYTMSADVYLGDVSSQVYEFLLHPRPCIFLNLDHRDGAGDAFAHWRLGQVIESADILPAALARAPDVQPGFLAAQEAAMQQSIELSPVPASQRQADLILNFAKNPS; encoded by the coding sequence TTGCCGACTGATATCGCCTTTCTCGCCATCGCCGAAGCGCAGCAGCTCTATCATTGGCTGCCCGCCGCGCTCGAACTGGCCCGGCGCCCCGACTTGCGGGTCAGCATATTGTCGCCTTCGGACCAGCTATTGGCGCTGGTCGCCAGCTATGATCCGCAAGGGATTTTGAGACCGGTCCGGCTGCGCCGTCCGCCCTCGCGCCCCGACTCGCTGTTCCGCCAGCCCTCCCGACTTGCGACGCTGCTGCTCAACTATGCGACCATCGCCCGCTTTCCGACGCTGGTGACGACAGAAATCAGCAGCGCCTGGCTGCGCCGCGTGCCAGGCTTTTCATCGCGTCTCATCCTCATCAAACATGGCGCGGGCGACCGGGAGGGCGGTTACAAAAAGCGCCATGCCGATTTCGACCTGACCCTGGTCGCGGGCGAGAAAGACCGTCATCGCATGATCGAACGCGGCCTCTCCACGCCCGAAACCGTCGCCGTCGGCGGCTATCCCAAATTCGAGCTGAAGGCACCGCGCCAGCGTTATTTCTACAATGACGATCCGGTGCTGCTCTATAATCCGCATTTCGACCCGGCGCTCTCCTCCTGGGTCAGGCACGGCCCGCAGATGCTCGGCGCGCTGGAGTCGCTTGTCGGCTGGAACGTCATCATCGCGCCCCATACCAAGCTGGCGCGCACCGCCCCCCCGATCGTCAGCCACGCCCCCCATATCCGCGTCGACATGGGCAGCCGCCATTCGATCGACATGAGCTATACGATGAGCGCGGACGTGTATCTGGGCGACGTGTCGAGCCAGGTGTATGAATTTCTGCTCCACCCGCGCCCTTGCATTTTCCTCAACCTCGACCATCGCGACGGCGCGGGTGACGCCTTCGCCCATTGGCGCCTCGGCCAGGTGATCGAGTCTGCCGACATCCTCCCCGCCGCCCTTGCCCGCGCGCCCGACGTGCAACCCGGATTCCTCGCCGCGCAGGAAGCCGCGATGCAGCAATCGATCGAGCTGTCGCCGGTCCCCGCCTCACAACGCCAGGCCGACCTCATCCTGAACTTCGCGAAGAACCCATCATGA
- a CDS encoding prepilin peptidase: MNGEIFQLALIGALGALLIAAAITDLRSRIISNRLNLAVATLAPLWWLACGLDLWPGVAVQLLVAAIVFALFAALFAFGMMGGGDVKLLGALALWFPWQAVLSMIVLMAILGGLVTVVTVIHHRMTKRLGQPEIPYGVAISIAALWLLGERYFNHFA, translated from the coding sequence ATGAACGGGGAAATTTTCCAATTGGCGCTGATAGGCGCCCTTGGCGCGCTGCTGATCGCGGCGGCGATCACGGATTTGCGATCCCGCATCATTTCCAACCGCTTGAACCTGGCGGTTGCGACGCTGGCCCCGCTGTGGTGGCTGGCCTGCGGCCTTGACCTATGGCCGGGCGTCGCCGTCCAACTGCTGGTCGCTGCGATCGTCTTTGCCCTCTTCGCCGCGCTCTTCGCGTTCGGCATGATGGGCGGCGGCGACGTCAAGCTGCTCGGCGCGCTGGCGCTGTGGTTTCCATGGCAGGCCGTGCTGTCGATGATCGTCCTGATGGCGATCCTGGGCGGCCTAGTCACCGTCGTCACGGTCATCCACCATCGGATGACCAAAAGGCTCGGACAGCCTGAAATACCGTACGGCGTCGCCATCTCGATCGCAGCCCTTTGGCTGCTTGGCGAACGATATTTTAACCATTTTGCGTGA
- a CDS encoding PaaI family thioesterase, with protein MNSDGVAGGVPLTDGKWAGWSGWAEPHPDTFLQAIGRGYMRSDAPGKALVGLETRPGHRNRIDTLHGGFLAAFADHAFFGALWAMGHRDHVNGMTIDLTMQYLGAGKVGPDLIAEVELLRETGRMLFLRMVMTQNGAPVAASTATIRKAPSTR; from the coding sequence TTGAACAGTGACGGCGTTGCCGGTGGCGTCCCGCTGACCGACGGGAAATGGGCGGGTTGGTCCGGCTGGGCCGAGCCGCATCCCGACACCTTTTTGCAAGCCATCGGGCGCGGCTATATGCGCAGCGACGCGCCCGGCAAGGCGCTGGTCGGGCTGGAGACGCGGCCTGGCCATCGCAATCGGATTGATACGCTGCACGGCGGTTTCCTGGCGGCCTTTGCCGATCATGCCTTTTTCGGCGCGCTCTGGGCGATGGGCCACCGGGACCATGTCAATGGCATGACCATCGACCTGACAATGCAATATCTGGGCGCGGGCAAAGTCGGCCCCGACCTGATCGCCGAGGTCGAACTGCTGCGGGAAACCGGGCGGATGCTGTTCCTGCGGATGGTGATGACGCAGAATGGCGCGCCGGTCGCGGCATCGACCGCCACGATCCGCAAGGCGCCCTCCACAAGGTGA
- the zapE gene encoding cell division protein ZapE, with product MTTVLARYDALVQAGELRADPDQRAAAARLDRLQQELEAVPARGSTLWKLLRKQPEPPRGLYMWGGVGRGKSMLMDLFFDTIRIQRKKRAHFHEFMLDVHARLAEARKSETGDPIPPVVESLADEARLLCFDEMVVNNMADAAIMSRLFTGLLEKRVTIVTTSNREPDELYKDGLNRQLFLPFIDLIKVKLDVMTLNGPVDYRRDRLGDATLWHCPNGDAATQALSTAFFRLTDYPPSDRAHVPSEDIAVQGGRTLHVPKSLKGVAVFSFKRLCAEARGAPDYLAIARKYHTVIIVGIPILGPENRNEAARFVTLIDSLYEYKVKLLASADAEPSRLYPQGDGAFEFERTVSRLMEMQSDDYLELGHGPK from the coding sequence GTGACCACCGTTCTTGCCCGTTATGACGCCCTGGTGCAGGCCGGGGAATTGCGGGCCGATCCCGACCAGCGGGCGGCCGCGGCGCGACTCGACCGGTTGCAGCAGGAACTGGAAGCGGTGCCGGCGCGCGGATCAACGCTGTGGAAGCTGTTGCGCAAACAGCCGGAACCGCCGCGCGGCCTCTACATGTGGGGCGGCGTCGGGCGCGGCAAATCGATGTTGATGGACCTGTTCTTCGACACGATACGCATCCAGCGCAAGAAACGCGCCCATTTCCACGAGTTCATGCTCGACGTTCATGCGCGGCTGGCGGAAGCGCGCAAATCGGAAACGGGTGATCCGATCCCCCCGGTGGTCGAGTCGCTGGCCGACGAAGCGCGATTGCTGTGCTTCGACGAGATGGTCGTCAACAATATGGCCGACGCGGCGATCATGTCCCGGCTATTCACCGGCCTGCTGGAAAAGCGGGTGACGATCGTCACAACGTCCAATCGCGAGCCGGACGAACTGTACAAGGATGGGCTCAACCGCCAACTCTTCCTGCCCTTCATCGACCTGATCAAGGTGAAGCTGGACGTGATGACGCTGAACGGGCCGGTCGATTATCGGCGCGACCGGCTGGGCGACGCGACGCTATGGCATTGCCCCAATGGCGACGCAGCAACGCAGGCGCTGAGCACCGCCTTTTTCCGCCTGACCGACTATCCGCCGTCCGACCGCGCCCATGTGCCCTCGGAAGATATCGCCGTGCAGGGCGGGCGAACGCTGCATGTGCCCAAGAGCCTGAAGGGGGTCGCGGTCTTTTCCTTCAAGCGGCTGTGCGCCGAGGCGCGGGGGGCGCCCGACTATCTGGCGATCGCGCGCAAATATCATACGGTCATCATCGTGGGCATACCCATATTGGGACCGGAAAACCGCAATGAAGCAGCGCGCTTCGTCACGCTGATCGACTCCCTGTACGAGTATAAGGTGAAATTGCTGGCTTCGGCCGATGCCGAGCCGTCGCGGCTCTATCCGCAAGGCGACGGCGCGTTTGAGTTTGAGCGGACCGTATCGCGGCTGATGGAAATGCAGTCGGACGATTATCTCGAACTGGGTCACGGCCCCAAATAA
- a CDS encoding sugar phosphate nucleotidyltransferase produces the protein MTITKAIILSAGQGSRLLPLTRDVPKCMIEFNGRTLISWQIAALVANGVTDIVVVTGFRTERVEDHALQLYRETGARIRCVFNPFFQVADNLGTCWIVREEMDRDFIILNGDTIISDEIVARLIAGAQDAITVTVDIKADGDYDDDDMKVNRDESGRLHHIGKRLLPPDTNAESIGMLAFTGEGPAIFRNQIDQMMRTPEGVERWYLRAIDIIAKGNRVGTASIEGLEWQEVDFHQDVEAAMALTAKWVAEGRYGK, from the coding sequence ATGACGATCACCAAAGCCATCATCCTGTCCGCCGGCCAAGGCTCGCGCCTGCTTCCGCTGACCCGCGACGTGCCCAAATGCATGATCGAGTTTAACGGGCGCACCCTCATCAGCTGGCAGATCGCCGCGCTGGTCGCCAATGGCGTTACCGATATCGTGGTGGTCACGGGGTTCCGCACCGAGCGGGTCGAGGATCATGCGCTGCAACTCTATCGCGAAACCGGCGCGCGCATCCGTTGCGTGTTCAATCCCTTCTTTCAGGTCGCCGACAATCTGGGGACGTGCTGGATCGTGCGGGAGGAGATGGACCGAGATTTCATCATCCTGAATGGCGACACCATCATATCGGACGAGATCGTCGCACGCCTGATCGCGGGCGCGCAGGATGCCATCACCGTGACCGTCGATATCAAGGCGGACGGCGACTATGACGATGACGACATGAAGGTGAACCGCGACGAAAGCGGCCGACTGCATCATATCGGCAAGCGGTTGTTGCCGCCCGACACCAATGCCGAATCGATCGGGATGCTGGCCTTTACCGGCGAAGGCCCAGCGATCTTCCGCAACCAGATCGACCAGATGATGCGCACACCCGAAGGGGTCGAGCGCTGGTATCTGCGCGCCATCGACATCATCGCCAAGGGCAACCGCGTCGGCACGGCCTCCATCGAGGGGCTGGAGTGGCAGGAGGTCGATTTCCACCAGGATGTCGAAGCGGCGATGGCGCTGACGGCGAAGTGGGTGGCGGAAGGGCGCTACGGGAAATAG